The Buttiauxella selenatireducens genome has a window encoding:
- a CDS encoding YebV family protein: MTKTSVRIGIFEIDDAELHGEQQGDRTLSIPCKSDPDLCMQLDAWDDETSIPAVLDGEHSVLYRQRYDQKSDAWVMRLA, translated from the coding sequence ATGACGAAAACCAGCGTACGAATAGGCATCTTCGAAATTGATGATGCAGAATTACATGGCGAGCAACAAGGGGACCGAACGTTGAGTATCCCTTGCAAATCTGACCCTGACCTGTGCATGCAACTTGATGCCTGGGATGATGAAACCAGCATTCCCGCCGTCCTTGATGGCGAACATTCAGTCCTCTATCGTCAACGTTACGACCAAAAATCTGACGCCTGGGTCATGCGCCTTGCATGA
- a CDS encoding metallophosphoesterase, which produces MYQRIDGENWRHVFIVGDLHGCLTELISQLKLQHFDYHQDLVISVGDLIDRGANSPGCLALLGSKWFKAVKGNHEAMALEALDEGEGMLWQMNGGDWYRELDAPHQQSVQQALQHCRELPLVIELHTHGKTLVIAHADYPASHYSWNQPVDEHLLVWSRDRLNKNLQGRGEDIDGADEFYFGHTPLKEAGHFHNQYYIDTGAVFGNKLTMVQVQ; this is translated from the coding sequence ATGTATCAGCGAATTGACGGTGAGAACTGGCGGCATGTGTTTATTGTCGGGGATCTACACGGCTGCCTTACTGAGCTAATCAGCCAACTCAAACTCCAGCATTTTGATTATCACCAGGATCTTGTTATCTCGGTGGGCGATCTTATTGACCGGGGAGCAAATAGCCCCGGTTGCCTGGCTTTGCTTGGCAGCAAATGGTTTAAAGCTGTGAAGGGCAATCATGAAGCGATGGCTCTGGAAGCGCTGGATGAAGGTGAGGGGATGCTCTGGCAGATGAACGGTGGCGACTGGTATCGGGAGTTAGACGCACCACACCAGCAAAGTGTGCAACAGGCTTTGCAACACTGTCGCGAATTGCCGTTAGTCATTGAGCTTCATACTCACGGTAAGACGCTGGTCATCGCGCATGCAGATTATCCAGCCTCACATTACAGTTGGAATCAGCCAGTAGATGAGCATTTGCTGGTCTGGAGCCGCGATCGACTCAATAAAAATTTACAGGGTCGAGGTGAAGATATTGATGGGGCAGATGAGTTCTATTTCGGCCATACGCCGCTCAAGGAGGCCGGTCATTTTCACAACCAGTACTACATTGATACGGGCGCGGTGTTTGGTAACAAATTAACCATGGTGCAGGTACAGTAA
- a CDS encoding YdfD/YebW family protein — translation MFALVLFVCYLDGDCEDIVVEVFNTEQQCVVAMDDQRIRSGGCFPIEDFIDGFWRPAQEYRSL, via the coding sequence ATGTTTGCGTTAGTTTTATTTGTTTGTTACCTGGACGGTGACTGCGAAGATATTGTGGTCGAGGTGTTTAACACCGAACAGCAATGTGTGGTGGCTATGGATGACCAGCGGATACGCTCTGGTGGATGCTTCCCGATAGAAGACTTTATCGATGGCTTCTGGCGCCCGGCTCAAGAATACCGTTCGTTGTAA